The window GAatgcggacttccttcacgtagtggacgactagcttcctctaactattcataaaaatattttgcatcatcattaggagtttgttcaacattttcattgggctcacccctgaagtgcatcccaaaagcatctgcacccatatcctgaattctagaatcatgatttgtattctccaccgacctactactttcaccaacaaccatgttatgaaatattccacggctaccatcgatctctccatgattagtccacacaaagtaattctttataaaccccttcctataaagatgaagcttaacttcctctggttttttaaacttcatataATCGCACATGACACAAGGgaacctaattactccttcactttggtatggtgaaagtgacattgcatgtctaataaagtcatcaaccccttctacaaaatccttcAGCAATCCTCGCCGATTAGGATGATTCCTAATGTACATCCAAGTatgatgttccatctatacaaataaaacaagaacaaattaatttattctacaattataaattaattaaatcttatttagttaattcaagataattattttttcctaattacaccaaaaattaaattatagtaaatataattaattataaactataagttcaattcatatcctacgagtttaaacataaactaaaagttcaattcatatcctacgagtttaaacataaactaaaagttcaatttatatcctaaaagttgaattcatatccaaaaggttcaatttatatccttaaatttcaattcatatccaaaaggttcaatttatatcctacaagttcaattcatatacaaaaagttcaattcatatcctaaaagttcaacccataccctaaaagttcaattcatatcctacgagtttaaacataaactaaaagttcaattcatatccaaaaggttcaatttatatcctaaaagttcaattcatatccaaaaggttcaatttatatcctacaagttcaattaatatccaaaaagttcaactcatatcctaaaagttcaacccataccctaaaagttcaattcacaagaacaaatcctaaaaactcaattcaatttatatcctaagagtttaaacataaactaaaagttcaatttatatcctaaaagttcacccataccctaaaagttcgattcacaagaacaaatcctaaaaactaaattcaattcaaagttaataattcaattctaactaaactattcaaaaCAATACAAACTTAAACATTCAATTTATACCATATGTAATCAAttcaattaaaacaagacctaaaccctagatttcaataaaatgcaaagttaaataatcaattgaaacactaattaactaattcataactaattaacaaaatattaaatttatacacaaaagaaataagttgtaattcaaacctagaatttttaggaggtggagaaggagaggCGAAAGCTGGGCAGTGGCTGGCAGCGGCAGCAGCGACGGCGGAAGCTGGGCGGTGGCGACGCGGGGTGGGGAATGggatttgtgtgagggaaataaagaaggagaggggaaggtaTTGAGTGAGGAGTAAAGAAAATTTAGAGAAGAGAGGTAAGAGAAATTGGGGGAATCCCGTATATTTTAGATCTAATTTCAGAATTACTGACCAAAGTTGATtggtaattttggtcggtacattaagtgttgatCGTTTGATCAAAAACCGagcaactttggtcggttattttttaaaaaaaaactaaattgtttttatttcttaaaatattataaactataaaaaattattataaactacaagaatttattttatttaactatacaattattataaataattataaactataagcataatatttataaataattatattaactagttacttttaataaattataatagcatctatctaagtaaaatttttaagttataattaagtatatgagtaatttcatacacatacactatattgtaattgatgatcaatcgCATACATTACTATGTACGAAAAATCTATCAATTGATAAGccaatattattctattttaaatatgtttAGTCGTTAATTTGACCTATTAAATCGTTTACttaatgctaataacttctttcgtttcttttatttgtgatccatatatatctacatgtcaaagatgtttagtattaattcttctatttttcattcgttcatcactaataatgcatgacatagattaattgatataggtcgagacgttttatttttaatattaatcgatataggtcaaaACGTTTTCTTTTTACTATTCATCGacgcatctaagtaagttataagtcgatgaatcaatttacaaatagtaatatttgatgataaattatatatactaattagattattgcttattcacaagtctatccctaaaagaacccgaccataTGGTCCTAGCGCTttgtgttcttatatatatacagCTATacctacacacacacacacacacacacacacacttcatcgtatatatatacatacacacacacatacttcgttgtactactttaactacatatatagcatgttatagtatatgttagtgtattcattatttgtattacaaaagtgttaacggattatatttatattatttagatagtaaatattaatatgattcaaattaaaagtttgaccatgtttgacctattaactcgtttacttaatgctaataacttctttcatttctttaatttgtgatccatatatatatacatgtcaaagatgtttagtattaattcttctatttatcattcattcatcactaataatgcatgacatagattaatcgatatagatcgagacgttttgtttttactattaatcgatataggtcaaacattttatttttaatattcatcgatgcatctaagtaagttataagttgatgaatcaatttacaaatagatatatttgatgatgatcaattatatatactaattagattattgcttcttcacaagtctatccccaaaagaacccgaccctatggtcctagcgcttcgtgttcttatatatacggctatacctatatatatatatatacacacacacacatatttcattgtaatactttaactatatatagcttgttatagtatttgtTAGTGTATTCATCATTTGTATTACAAAATTaagtgttaacggattacatttatattatttagatagtaaatataaaagtgattcaaaagtttgaccaattttgacctaataaccgaccaactttggtcggttattttccagGAAAAaaaatataccgaccaaagttggtcagtaaaTGATTCCCctgcattaaccgaccaactttggtcggtaattttaaatataaattctttaaattttataaaacattttaaataataatataattattaaaatttaaaaaattgggtccacattaccgaccaaagttggtcggtaatcaaAAGGTTTCTTTgactaagcaagtctgaccagctcGGTCAACTtgttgaccaatttaccgaccaactttggtcggtaggtaatttaaaaaaaatgtaaaatattttgtttgttgtttccgTCCATGTTGGACGattttttggtcgctttttttgaccaaccaacgttggtcggtaccGCTTGGTCGGTTgttagcgaatttctagtagtgattgtGAAGAAAAAATAAACCCTTGATGTAGCGTAGATGGTACGGCCTCCATgtcatgaatccatggcctcccaagAATCACGTTGTAGGCCATATCCGTGTCTATTACTTGAAACTGTGTATCCTTGATAACTCCTTCTGCAAACGTTGTGAGTACTATTTCTCCTTTTGTAATAATAGTTGAATTATCAAATCTAGAAAAGGAACGTGCTTCTGGTACCATCTTGTCGCCAATTTGCATTTTGTTCACCACTCGTAGAAGAATAATATTCACGGAGCTACCTGAGTCAATCAAAACTTATTTTACATTATTATCATGTACAAGAAAAGATATTACCAGAGTATCATTGTGAGGAATCATCaagccatctgcatctgcatcatcaaatgttaTGTTGTCTTCCTCCAAAACTTGGCGAACTCGCTTCCCGTGGGTCACAGTAAATTTTGATGTCTTCTTCGCAGCTGTGTATGTTACACCATTGACTTCTTCTCTTCCTCTTATAACATTAACTGTTATTTTTGGAGACGGAGGTTTTGGAGGTTATTGTCTATTTTTCATATAAGATTGCTTGCCTTTCTCGCTGAATAAATCGGTCAAATAACCTTGTTTTAATAGATTCTCTACTTCACCTTGTAACAATCTGCAAGCAACTATTTTATGGCCACGATCATTATGAAATTCACACCAGAAATCTGGATTTCTTCTGCTTGGGTTTGacctcatttcctttggccaccGCATCTTATTTTCCATACTCCTTCGAACAGCCACTAACTCAGACGTGCTAATATTGAAACTGTAATCACCAATCCTTGCATTCGTGTTGGTATCTCTATCACGTACATCTCGTTCTTTTCTGAACCTAGATGATGATCCCGCATCTTTGTTCCATGACCTAGGATCAAATCGTACATTTTCTGGCTTGGACTGTGAGTCTTGCCCTGCAGACCCCATGTAAGGTCCGTATCTGTTTTTACCGGACCTCTTTTCAGACTCTGACCGCCTCGAATTTGTTCTTTCATCCACCCTTGATTGTGCGACAATATCTTCTTCAATCCGCAACTTGGTGTTGTACATGTTATATACATCGTTCCATGTTGTGACAGGGAATTCTCGTAAGCTTTCCTTGAGTCTTCTCGTGGCTTTTGAGttcttttcattcaaattacttgcGAACACCATGGCTGCCCAATTATCAGGTACTCGTGGAAGCATCATTCTCTCTCGTTGAAATCTATCCACAAACTCTCTGAGTAACTcacttgaaaatatcttccatcccCTTTTAACTTTTTGGGCTCCAGAATGTGCTTTTATGAACAAATTTGCAAGCTCAGcgaaagaatcaatagaattttcaggtaaaagagaatatcATGTTAAAGCCCCTTTCGTGAGCGTTTCTCCAAATATTTTGACCAAAACCTactcaatttcttgcttggtcaaatcattgccttttacgcctgttgtgaATGCAGTTACATGATCAcgtggatcagttgttccatcatattttgggatgtcaggcattttgaacttcttagGAATGGGCAGTGGGGCCGCgcttggcttccagggttgttgcgaatattTGTCGATATCCACTCCTTTAATCACAGGTGGTACACCAGATATTTGTTCGATGCGGTTGTTTTGCTCTTTCATCTTCTTCTGCAAAGTTAGTACCAAATTTTGTAAATCATAGTTATTTGGTGCACCTGACCTCCCGTCACGTGATTCATTGGGAGTTCCTCCGCTTCCTGAATTTGCAAGCCCCGAGCGTGGATATTCTATGGTTGCAGTATTATTTGGGAGAGGTGTTGGTGGTGCAGTTGGCAATCCCCTTACCAAAGCTTGGAGAGCATTGTTCACATGTTCAGCGATCAATTGCTTCAGGGCTTCTTGCTCAGCGGTCTGCTCATCTCCATATTGTTCATTTGTGTGAGACACGGATCTTTCAGGTGTTCCTTCTCGAGAATGACGTGGAGATTCTTGTGGTGAAGGAACTGGAGATCCTCCCCACCTGTTGGTTGTTGTCGTTGACAGTTGACATGATTTGGTTGTGAGAAAGAAGGATTTGAAAAGtaaaaagattatcagattcccggtaacggaaccaatttgtttaaccaaaaaataaggTTTTTAgtcaaagcctatttttagaagaactcgggttactgataaccaaaTAATTCCTCGCTTTCTCAGTAATTCGTATAAAAGGTAGTAAAATTAGCAAAAAGTAAGAAAGAGTAGTCGATTGCAATAAACTAGAAAAAGTGAATATATTTTCTTAATACTCAACGTGCCTTTACAAGTGAAATTCTCTCCCCTTATATAGGAGTTTACAAATATAACGTTCCTACCATTTATGATGAaatcattatgagcattaatgacaTTATTGGCCCGTTATAATTGGTAATCGTAACTGTTCATGAAGGTTCTGTAACGATTCTGATTCCCCTTCCTCATTAATTGGAGGTTTATGAATCTTCCCTTTTTACCGTTTTGATTCATTCCGCTCGTGCCTCTTCAACGACTATTTTAGGTTCGAATATAGGTTATCTTTTATCTCGTGGGTGATTGACTCGTACCTCTTGTAACTCGTATACCTTTTAATCATAATATTCCAGTTGTCATTTCCTCATTGTTCCACGTATCACGCTCTGTCAACTAAATATAATTCCACGTGTATCACTTATTTACCACCAATAAAGTAGTAAGATCCTTCTTATAGCTTGAGATTGGAATTCTTGTATGATGCCACTGACTTGTCACCAGCAGGTGACAGTTGAGTAAACTTTATAATGCTTGATAAACTAATACCTAGATGAATTAAATGAAGGGTTAAACGTTATAGTTCCAGGCTTTGATTGATAATAGGAGGCTGATAGTTTAGACTCTAAAATTATTGTGTACAATGTTCAACATGATTCAACCATCCAGAGGAGTGCTGAGGATTGTTTTTGGTCAAAATAgtattttccttttgaataatacGGTGTTcttactttcttttcacattgtTAGCAATATCTCGGTACATCAGCATGATTCAACCCTTGTGCTCATTCCTGAACCGTCTGTGGGATAGACTAATTCCCTTGGCTTCAATTTGGTGAAAAGTTAAGGAATCTAAGAATTCACAAACTTTTTAGAATTGACTTGCATGATTCATTTTATCCTTTCTTGTGCAACCGACTTGATTCTAAATTGTTCCCAGAGATCCACCTCTAGATATCTGACATATGCTATCTGTATAATCATTTACCGATGATGTGCCTTTGACATGAAAAAGCTTTTTTGGTTCAGGACGGCATATGATGTGAGTCTTTATGATGACAACTGGTCTGAAGATGTATTTGTCATTGTCGCTGGTAACACATCCATGTCATGGGAAAGGCTGGACGCGTGAGTCTCTCATATTATTGGTGGCATCTAACAATTTGATTTCTTTATCTTGTCTCTTTCTCATGTTGGTTTGCCTGTCTGATGTCAGTGGGACCGCTCTCTCCCATTCCTTTGAGTTGGAGGCTACGAAAAAAACAGTGTTTTATGGTGCACCAGCGGTTATAACATTCCGCATTCCCACAAAGGCTGCTTTACAGGTTTCACATTCTTGCTTGTATGGTTCTACTTTGTATGCTTGATATGGACGACATTGATCTATAATGTTTTCGTTTTAGGAGGCATACTCAACTCCAATCCTCCCACTTGACATACTAGCTGATAGGCCTCCGGAGAAGAAGTTCGACTGGGTAAGCTTGAACACTATTAGCTAGCTGCACAAACTACAGCACACATATTCTGTTTATTGTATTTGCTAAGAGAATTTCCTTTTTTGCATGGATTGTCCCACACTCTTGGTGAATATTCGCAGGCAAAGGTATGACATCTTCCTGTAATAGTGTTAGATTTGATAATGCTTACTGTTACATAAGATTACGTACAGAAAGTGGAGAATTCAACAAGTTTCTAGGTTATCAATCATTATCTGATATAGAAAAAGCGTATCTGAATTTAGAGAGAATGAGAACTACATGGATTGATAACTTATCCTATTTGATATCTCTCTGAGAGCATCCCTAAGTTAGACGTGTTGTTAAATTTAGAGCTGATGTGCATCCTGAAGAAAACTTGATTTACTAACAT is drawn from Nicotiana tabacum cultivar K326 chromosome 9, ASM71507v2, whole genome shotgun sequence and contains these coding sequences:
- the LOC142164360 gene encoding uncharacterized protein LOC142164360; protein product: MKKLFWFRTAYDVSLYDDNWSEDVFVIVAGNTSMSWERLDAGTALSHSFELEATKKTVFYGAPAVITFRIPTKAALQEAYSTPILPLDILADRPPEKKFDWVSLNTIS